A single window of Nocardia sp. NBC_01327 DNA harbors:
- a CDS encoding glycosyl hydrolase family 32 yields MSGSVTAGAFARVFEPRGEGGRWYVNDHTVIRAGDGQWHLFGITHREPADPFDETVFGHATAAELGGPWVQEAPALTVDRESGETHLWAPFVVAEGARYFMFYDGGGADRTATGMYLATSTDLFEWTRHPGGPLFRDGYDARDPMVLRIGEWWVMYYCATSTRAGGNHVVAYRTSSDLVRWGPRRIAYTDPTAGTEAGNTESPFVVPHGGYWYLFIGPRPEYVGTEIFRSTDPFHFRPQDRVGHIAAHAAEVVADGDSCWITAAGWGQGGVRLAPLHFPG; encoded by the coding sequence ATGAGCGGGTCGGTGACTGCGGGGGCGTTTGCGCGGGTGTTCGAGCCGCGGGGGGAGGGTGGGCGGTGGTATGTCAACGACCACACGGTGATTCGGGCGGGGGACGGGCAGTGGCATCTGTTCGGGATTACGCATCGGGAGCCGGCGGATCCGTTCGATGAGACGGTGTTCGGGCATGCCACCGCGGCGGAATTGGGCGGGCCCTGGGTGCAGGAAGCGCCTGCCTTGACGGTGGACCGGGAGTCGGGGGAGACGCATCTGTGGGCGCCGTTCGTGGTGGCGGAGGGGGCGCGGTATTTCATGTTCTACGACGGGGGCGGGGCGGATCGGACGGCTACCGGAATGTATCTGGCCACCTCGACGGATCTGTTCGAGTGGACCCGGCATCCCGGCGGGCCCTTGTTCCGGGACGGGTATGACGCCCGTGATCCGATGGTGCTGCGTATCGGGGAGTGGTGGGTTATGTACTACTGCGCCACCAGTACTCGCGCGGGCGGCAATCATGTGGTCGCCTACCGGACGAGTTCGGATCTGGTGCGGTGGGGCCCGCGTCGAATCGCCTATACCGATCCGACCGCCGGAACCGAGGCGGGCAATACCGAATCGCCGTTCGTCGTACCGCACGGCGGTTACTGGTACCTGTTCATCGGCCCGCGCCCGGAGTACGTCGGCACCGAGATCTTTCGCAGTACAGACCCTTTTCACTTCCGGCCGCAGGACCGCGTCGGCCATATCGCCGCGCATGCCGCGGAGGTGGTGGCGGACGGGGATTCGTGCTGGATCACCGCCGCCGGCTGGGGGCAGGGCGGAGTCCGGCTGGCTCCCTTGCACTTCCCGGGCTGA